The Candidatus Eisenbacteria bacterium genome contains the following window.
GTGAGCGCGCCCGAGGCGCGGCTTCTCGTGATCCAGCCCTGGGAGCGCAACGTGCTCCCGGAGGTCGTGAAGGCGATCCAGAAGTCCGACCTCGGACTGAACCCGGTCGACGACGGCACCGTCGTGCGGCTCAATCTCCCGCCGCTCACGGAGGAGCGCCGCAAGGATCTCGTCAAGGTGCTGGGGAAGATCGTCGAGGACGGGCGGGTCCGCGTCCGCACGATCCGCCGGGAGTGCAACGACGAGCTGAAAAAGCTGGAACGCGAGCACAAGATTTCCGAAGATGACAGCAAGAAGACCCAGACCGAGATCCAGAAGCTCACGGACCGCTTCGTCGCCGTCCTGGACGAGCTGTTTCACAAGAAGCAAGCCGAGGTCATGGAGGTCTGAGCCTCTGGAGTCGGGACCTTGCTCCCGTAACCGATGAAGTCCACCGCCGCCAAGACGCCCACCCTCGAGCAGGTGCTGCGGCGTCCGGTTCCGGAACACATTGCCATCATCATGGACGGGAACGGCCGCTGGGCGAAGCGCCGGGGCCTTCCGCGTCTCATGGGCCACCGCGCCGGCCGCCGCTCCGTACGCGAGGTCGTGGAAGGATGCGTCGAGCTGGGCGTGAAGGTCCTGACGCTCTACACGTTCTCGCTCGAGAACTGGGAGCGCACGCAGCGCGAGGTGCGCGGCCTCATGCGAATCTTGGGTGAAGTGCTCCGGGAAGAGCGCGAGGAGCTCCAGAAGAACAACGTCTCGCTGCGCACCATCGGCCGTGTCGACCTCCTGCCGAAGGAGAGCCGCGAGATCCTCGAGAAGACGCGCCAGTACCTCGCGGGGAACACCGGACTCACGCTGGTGCTCGCGCTCTCGTACGGCGGCCGTGCCGAGATCGTGGACGCGGCGCGGCGCATCGTGGAGGCGGACCGGGAGAAGGAGATCCCGCTCTCCGCGATCGACGAGGAGTTCTTCCAGCACCGCCTCGACACCGACGGCCTGCCCGATCCCGACCTCCTGATCCGCACGAGCGGCGAGCTCCGGATCTCCAACTTCCTCCTGTGGCAGGCCGCCTATTCCGAGTTCTGGGTCACCGACACGCTCTGGCCGGACTTCCGCCGCAAACACCTCTATCAGGCGGTCTATGACTTCCAGCACCGAAGCCGGCGCTTCGGCCGCGCCGATTGACCGCGCCGCGCCCCGCGCGGGCGCCCGGGACGCCTCCCTCCCCGCGAGGATCCTGAGCGCGGTCGTCTTCCTACCGATCCTCGTCTTGATGGCGTGGACCGGAGGGGTGGTGTTCCTCCTCTTCGGGATGGCCGTCGTGGGACTCGGCGTCCGCGAGTTCTACTCGCTTCTCGAGGCGAAGGGCCTCTCGCCGCACTGGAAGTCCGGAATGCTCGCCGTGCTCCTCCTGCCGGTCGGAGTCCTCCTTCGCTTTCGCACGCAGCGGGTCGAGGAATGGCACGTCGGGGGGTTCTTCACGATCCTGGTCGGCGCCGTGCTCCTGGCGGAGCTCCGGCGCGGGGCGGGGAAGCAGGCCGTCGCGAACAGCGCGGCCACGTTCCTCGGGTTCCTCTACATCGGATGGCTCGGGACGCACCTCGTCATGCTGCGGGAGCTCCCGTACGCGATCGGGCGCCCGTACGTCGAGGGCTTCACGTACGTGATGCTCGCGTTCGGCCTGACCTGGGCCTGCGACACCGCCGCGTATTTCGTGGGCCGCCTCCTCGGGCGCACGAAGCTCATGCCGGACGTGAGCCCCGGCAAGTCGCTCGAGGGGTGCATCGCGGGGCTCGTCGCGGCGATCCTGGCCGGGATCGGCGCGCACTTCTGGTTCGCGCCGTACCTCAGCCTTCTCGACGCGGCGGTGCTCGGCGCGCTCGTGGGCGTGTTCGGACAGCTGGGTGATCTCGTGGAGTCGCTCCTGAAGCGCGACGCCGAGACCAAGGACTCCTCCCGGCTCATCCCCGGCCACGGAGGCGTCCTCGACCGCTTCGACAGCCTCCTCTTCACGGCGCCCATCGTCTACTACTACCTCCTCTTCCAGGTCGTCACGCCGTGATCCGCGTGGCGCTCCTCGGCGCGACGGGCTCGATCGGCGCGTCGGCCCTCGAGATCGGCCGCGAGTTCCGGGACCGGATCCGCTTCGTCTCGATGGGCGCGCGCGCGAACGACGCCGCGCTCGTCCGCGCGGCGGAGGAGTTCGGCGTGCGCACGATCGCGGTCGCCGACCCCGAGGCGGCGGCGCGGGCTCGCGGGCGCTTCCATGGCGAGGTGCTCGAGGGAGCGGACGGGCTCGAGCGCCTGGCGGACGATCCCGGGGCGGACGTCGTCGTGAACGCGCTCGTGGGAAGCGCCGGGCTCCGGTCGACGGTCGCCGCCCTCCGGGCGGGGAAGCGCGTCGCGCTCGCGAACAAGGAGTCGGTGGTGCTCGCGGGCGAGCTCCTCGCCTCGATCGCGCGCGAGCACGGTGGGCAGATCCTCCCCGTGGATTCGGAGCACGGAGGCCTTCATCAGTGCCTCGACGGGCGTCCCGCCTCGGACGTGCGCCGGATCGTGATCACGGCGTCGGGCGGTCCCTTCCTGAGGCGCGACCTCGCGACGATCTCCGAGGCGACTCCCGAGGAGGTGCTCCGCCACCCCACGTGGTCCATGGGAGAACGCATCACCGTGGACAGCGCCACGCTCGTGAACAAGGGATTCGAGATCATCGAGGCGCGATGGCTCTTCGGGATCGAGCCCGATCGCGTGGAGGTGCTGATCCATCCCCAGTCGATCGTGCACGCCCTCGTGGAGCTCGTGGACGGCTCCGTCCTCGCGCAGCTCTCGTGTCCCGACATGCGGCTTCCGCTCCTCTACGCGCTGAGCTACCCGGAGCGATGGGGGTCGTCCCTGCCGCGGCTCGAGCTCGGCACGCTCCGCACGCTCCACTTCGAGCCTCCCGAGCCCGCGCGGTGTCCCGGGCTCGCGCTCGCGAGGAAGGCGCTCGGGAAGGGAGGCACGGCTCCCGCCGTGCTGAACGCGGCGGACGAGGAGGCGGTGCGCCTCTTCCTCCAGAAGTCGATCGGGTTTCGCGAGCTCACCGAACTCGTGGACGAGGTGCTCGAGGCCCACCGTCCGGCGCCCCCGCTCACGCTCGAGTCGATCGACGAGGCGGACCGCTGGGCCCGCGCCCGC
Protein-coding sequences here:
- the frr gene encoding ribosome recycling factor — protein: MDVKFAKNAEERMKKAVETIRHEVATIRTNKATTSLLDGIKVEYYGSHVPLQQVASVSAPEARLLVIQPWERNVLPEVVKAIQKSDLGLNPVDDGTVVRLNLPPLTEERRKDLVKVLGKIVEDGRVRVRTIRRECNDELKKLEREHKISEDDSKKTQTEIQKLTDRFVAVLDELFHKKQAEVMEV
- a CDS encoding isoprenyl transferase, whose amino-acid sequence is MKSTAAKTPTLEQVLRRPVPEHIAIIMDGNGRWAKRRGLPRLMGHRAGRRSVREVVEGCVELGVKVLTLYTFSLENWERTQREVRGLMRILGEVLREEREELQKNNVSLRTIGRVDLLPKESREILEKTRQYLAGNTGLTLVLALSYGGRAEIVDAARRIVEADREKEIPLSAIDEEFFQHRLDTDGLPDPDLLIRTSGELRISNFLLWQAAYSEFWVTDTLWPDFRRKHLYQAVYDFQHRSRRFGRAD
- a CDS encoding phosphatidate cytidylyltransferase, with the translated sequence MTSSTEAGASAAPIDRAAPRAGARDASLPARILSAVVFLPILVLMAWTGGVVFLLFGMAVVGLGVREFYSLLEAKGLSPHWKSGMLAVLLLPVGVLLRFRTQRVEEWHVGGFFTILVGAVLLAELRRGAGKQAVANSAATFLGFLYIGWLGTHLVMLRELPYAIGRPYVEGFTYVMLAFGLTWACDTAAYFVGRLLGRTKLMPDVSPGKSLEGCIAGLVAAILAGIGAHFWFAPYLSLLDAAVLGALVGVFGQLGDLVESLLKRDAETKDSSRLIPGHGGVLDRFDSLLFTAPIVYYYLLFQVVTP
- the dxr gene encoding 1-deoxy-D-xylulose-5-phosphate reductoisomerase, which codes for MIRVALLGATGSIGASALEIGREFRDRIRFVSMGARANDAALVRAAEEFGVRTIAVADPEAAARARGRFHGEVLEGADGLERLADDPGADVVVNALVGSAGLRSTVAALRAGKRVALANKESVVLAGELLASIAREHGGQILPVDSEHGGLHQCLDGRPASDVRRIVITASGGPFLRRDLATISEATPEEVLRHPTWSMGERITVDSATLVNKGFEIIEARWLFGIEPDRVEVLIHPQSIVHALVELVDGSVLAQLSCPDMRLPLLYALSYPERWGSSLPRLELGTLRTLHFEPPEPARCPGLALARKALGKGGTAPAVLNAADEEAVRLFLQKSIGFRELTELVDEVLEAHRPAPPLTLESIDEADRWARARLLDAAGSRGAR